In Leptospira brenneri, one DNA window encodes the following:
- a CDS encoding acyltransferase family protein encodes MGRLVYLDNLRSFALLLGIVFHAAIVYASDIKYAIQDENRSDLLSYFCYWIHSYRMPMFYMISGFFSAMVWEKKGSQFYLEARFKRVLVPTIFGLIFLAPIQYYLTERIRSPKIEILSFLEYFFSKENFQHSHIWFLVDLFCFSLLYSLIPKSFFKAKFWEKIPEGFYKQLFLVSFCFLFVFLSHTQIGKGESYYGIFKLTFVFQFSFFISGVFCYHWRTILFVDQSSKMKVGAIFLWALLVYLVFKDMEIEDPLWIYFQYVNVWIRASHIFLWVLSPFLWTNFLVFVFQSFGNKDGKLGSYLIEASLPIYLVHHPISLVYAFWVRNLGWGIWTKFLLHILVVLVLSFFLYEFLIRKIKPLRFLFGLKST; translated from the coding sequence ATGGGAAGATTGGTTTACCTAGACAATTTACGATCCTTTGCACTTCTACTTGGGATTGTTTTTCATGCGGCCATTGTGTATGCTTCGGATATCAAATACGCGATTCAAGATGAGAATCGAAGTGATCTTCTTTCCTATTTCTGTTATTGGATCCATAGTTATCGGATGCCTATGTTTTATATGATTTCTGGTTTTTTTTCCGCTATGGTTTGGGAGAAAAAAGGTTCTCAGTTCTATTTGGAAGCAAGGTTTAAACGTGTACTCGTTCCTACCATTTTTGGCCTTATTTTTCTTGCTCCCATCCAGTATTATCTTACGGAACGAATCAGAAGTCCTAAGATAGAAATCCTTTCTTTTCTAGAATATTTTTTTTCAAAAGAAAATTTCCAACACTCACATATTTGGTTTCTAGTGGACTTATTTTGTTTTAGTTTACTTTACAGTTTGATCCCTAAATCTTTTTTCAAGGCAAAGTTTTGGGAAAAGATACCAGAAGGTTTTTATAAGCAATTATTTCTTGTTAGTTTTTGTTTCCTATTCGTTTTTCTCTCTCATACTCAAATAGGAAAAGGAGAATCTTATTACGGGATATTCAAACTCACCTTTGTATTTCAGTTCTCCTTTTTTATTTCGGGAGTATTTTGTTATCATTGGAGAACCATTCTTTTTGTGGATCAAAGTTCTAAAATGAAAGTTGGAGCCATTTTTCTTTGGGCTCTATTGGTTTATTTAGTTTTTAAAGATATGGAAATTGAAGATCCTCTTTGGATCTACTTTCAGTATGTAAATGTTTGGATCAGAGCATCCCATATCTTTTTATGGGTTTTATCTCCTTTTTTATGGACTAACTTTCTTGTTTTTGTTTTTCAATCTTTTGGAAACAAAGACGGGAAACTCGGATCTTATCTGATTGAAGCAAGTCTTCCGATTTATTTGGTCCACCATCCTATTTCTTTGGTCTATGCATTTTGGGTGAGAAATTTGGGCTGGGGAATTTGGACTAAATTCTTATTACATATCTTGGTTGTTTTAGTTCTGAGTTTCTTTCTATATGAGTTTTTAATCCGAAAGATAAAACCTCTTAGGTTTCTCTTCGGATTAAAAAGTACATAA
- a CDS encoding sensor histidine kinase produces MKAASRIAFFYLLFGYIWIYFSDYTISLLFDSSEEIRKFQSLKGWGFVTISAVIIFVLLVRELQRQRRVLFEKVESDQLFKVILERIEDAAIVFNLDTWKIDFLSEQVSRLFDIPTKEIISHPELLMERVHESDRDRMTNIWMNQLRENHTGLLYRIRRLDGQIKWALEHRLFIPARDGSANKAVAIITDMTSYMENQSKLERSLKENETLLTEVHHRVKNNLAVVISFLQLQVYSSPRETADILEQSIVRIKAIALVHEKLYSSKNLSGLSSVDYITSLVENIKLMYMRTDISIELDIQKLEFNIVDAIPMGLMITEMLTNSFRHAFSKGKPDALIKIDFIVTDQFNYELKYRDNGIGFPPDFNYRKAESIGLSVIFSLCSQMNGREVECSSKPGEGIFYHFAFSPKKVIPKENSNVSKG; encoded by the coding sequence ATGAAAGCTGCTAGCCGAATCGCATTTTTTTATTTGTTATTCGGCTACATCTGGATTTATTTTTCGGACTATACAATCTCTCTTCTCTTTGATTCAAGTGAGGAAATTCGTAAATTCCAAAGCCTGAAAGGTTGGGGATTTGTTACTATCTCTGCCGTGATTATCTTTGTATTACTTGTTAGGGAATTACAAAGGCAAAGGCGAGTTCTTTTTGAAAAAGTAGAATCTGATCAACTTTTTAAAGTGATTTTGGAGCGGATTGAAGATGCTGCTATCGTTTTCAATTTGGATACTTGGAAAATTGATTTCTTAAGTGAACAAGTTTCTCGTCTTTTTGATATTCCAACCAAAGAAATCATTAGTCATCCCGAACTATTGATGGAACGAGTTCATGAATCTGATAGAGATCGAATGACAAATATTTGGATGAACCAATTACGAGAGAACCATACCGGACTTTTATATCGGATTCGAAGGTTGGATGGCCAGATCAAATGGGCATTGGAACATAGACTTTTCATTCCGGCTAGAGATGGCAGTGCGAACAAAGCAGTTGCCATCATCACTGATATGACGAGTTATATGGAAAACCAATCCAAACTAGAACGGTCTTTAAAAGAAAATGAAACATTACTTACGGAAGTTCACCATAGGGTCAAAAATAATTTAGCGGTAGTTATTTCTTTTTTACAATTGCAAGTGTACTCTTCTCCCCGGGAAACAGCAGATATTTTAGAACAAAGTATCGTAAGAATCAAAGCAATTGCTCTTGTTCATGAAAAGTTATATAGTAGCAAAAATTTATCTGGCCTTAGTTCTGTAGACTACATCACGAGCCTTGTTGAAAATATCAAACTAATGTACATGCGGACCGATATCAGTATAGAACTTGATATCCAAAAATTAGAGTTTAATATTGTCGATGCAATTCCTATGGGACTGATGATCACTGAAATGCTGACGAATAGTTTTCGACATGCCTTTTCTAAAGGTAAACCGGATGCACTCATTAAAATAGACTTTATTGTTACTGATCAATTTAATTATGAATTAAAATACAGAGACAATGGAATTGGTTTCCCTCCCGATTTTAATTATAGAAAAGCAGAATCAATCGGTTTATCTGTTATTTTTTCGTTATGCAGTCAGATGAACGGCCGTGAGGTGGAATGTTCTTCAAAACCAGGTGAAGGTATTTTTTATCATTTTGCCTTTTCACCAAAAAAAGTAATTCCTAAGGAAAATTCGAATGTATCAAAAGGGTAA
- a CDS encoding HNH endonuclease, protein MTDTPSDSFFSDISDEEIARERRKAKELKTSAWWKNKRSSGICHYCGKKFKVEELTMDHLIPLIRGGKSVKANLVPACKECNFKKKHSLPFEKEFFS, encoded by the coding sequence ATGACGGATACTCCCTCCGATTCATTTTTTTCCGATATCAGCGATGAAGAAATTGCTCGGGAAAGAAGGAAGGCGAAAGAACTAAAAACCAGTGCTTGGTGGAAGAACAAACGTTCTTCCGGAATCTGCCATTACTGTGGCAAAAAATTCAAAGTGGAAGAATTGACCATGGACCACCTAATACCACTTATCCGAGGAGGAAAATCAGTCAAAGCCAATTTAGTTCCAGCTTGCAAAGAATGTAATTTCAAAAAAAAACACAGCCTCCCTTTTGAGAAGGAGTTCTTTTCCTAA
- a CDS encoding flavin monoamine oxidase family protein, giving the protein MNRKRFLQKLSAVTIGTGLILPQKSFGQTTTITTAETKPKSSGGKKAIVLGGGLSGLYSAYLLKQTGYEVTVIERGEKLGGRIATYENPTLGILQDLGGEWIGEGQSDIKSLVKQLNLDLISSNVTDRFSLQKSSADLLKISPASIETLDKVIELHKSLGTSQKQGLDKINFSSYARYQGLTEEEIRSMNDLYRVILGADLNQISSESVLDDLSALQSALKPKFQVSGGAERIIKELAGSLRNQEIILGDAVTKVSQQKNQVSVELTSGRSIKGSLIVCSLPAAAVLDIKWTPGLPKDLIYSALRMQTGKISKNLSLVKSKDSLSKFFLSTNTAAETLYVSEGAIGVNVTAVTSISTGDRATLFEKGSDRQKKNLMTSSLEEVGELELLLDSPFIFHSFQKTTGRAGFVSLFPPGSFGIKDVWAEPFERVFFAGEHLAFHTGSMDSAVASAIQAVSRT; this is encoded by the coding sequence ATGAATCGAAAACGTTTCCTACAAAAGCTGAGCGCTGTTACCATCGGGACTGGACTCATCCTTCCCCAAAAATCATTCGGACAAACCACAACAATAACGACTGCGGAAACCAAACCGAAGTCTAGCGGTGGAAAAAAAGCAATCGTCCTTGGTGGAGGTCTCTCTGGACTCTACTCTGCTTACCTCTTAAAACAAACAGGTTATGAAGTCACTGTGATCGAAAGAGGTGAGAAATTAGGTGGTCGGATTGCCACTTACGAAAATCCTACACTTGGAATCTTACAAGATTTAGGTGGCGAATGGATTGGAGAGGGACAATCTGATATCAAAAGTCTTGTCAAACAATTGAACCTTGACTTGATCTCATCAAACGTAACAGACAGGTTCTCCCTTCAGAAATCCAGTGCCGATTTGTTAAAAATATCCCCGGCCTCCATTGAGACCTTGGACAAAGTCATTGAACTTCATAAATCCTTGGGTACATCTCAAAAGCAAGGATTAGATAAAATCAATTTCTCGTCTTATGCTCGTTACCAAGGTTTGACCGAAGAAGAAATTCGTTCAATGAACGACCTCTACCGAGTGATTCTAGGTGCTGACCTAAACCAAATTTCCAGCGAATCCGTGTTAGATGATCTATCGGCATTACAATCCGCCCTAAAACCAAAATTCCAAGTGAGCGGGGGTGCAGAACGAATCATCAAAGAACTCGCAGGTTCACTGAGAAATCAGGAAATCATTTTAGGTGATGCCGTAACCAAAGTCTCTCAACAAAAAAACCAAGTTTCTGTTGAATTGACTTCTGGTAGATCCATCAAAGGAAGTTTGATTGTTTGTTCTCTCCCAGCAGCCGCAGTTCTGGATATCAAATGGACTCCGGGACTACCAAAGGATTTGATTTATTCTGCTCTTCGTATGCAAACAGGAAAAATTTCTAAAAATTTGAGTTTGGTAAAATCTAAGGATTCTTTATCTAAGTTCTTTCTTTCAACCAATACGGCCGCAGAGACTTTGTATGTTTCGGAAGGAGCTATTGGAGTAAACGTAACAGCAGTTACTTCAATTAGCACAGGAGATAGAGCAACCCTTTTTGAAAAAGGAAGTGATCGTCAGAAAAAAAATCTAATGACATCTTCCTTGGAAGAAGTGGGTGAATTGGAATTATTACTTGATTCCCCTTTTATCTTTCATAGTTTCCAAAAAACAACGGGACGAGCAGGATTTGTTTCTCTCTTTCCTCCTGGTAGCTTTGGAATCAAAGATGTTTGGGCAGAACCGTTTGAAAGGGTCTTCTTTGCTGGCGAACACTTAGCATTTCATACAGGAAGTATGGACTCTGCAGTGGCTTCTGCCATCCAAGCAGTGAGCAGAACCTAA
- a CDS encoding DUF1292 domain-containing protein, translating to MDMKDLGFQADDFLPSRVTEEIDLVDEKGNNYQWEVFYSFSQMGNDYLVFIPSTEQEFQFVNVEMDDPDSDVPGYIVMRIGQDESGEEILEEILDEDELEEIREYVEDEIGLVGQFLNREE from the coding sequence ATGGATATGAAGGATTTAGGATTCCAAGCAGACGATTTTCTTCCTAGTCGAGTCACTGAAGAAATCGATCTTGTGGATGAAAAGGGAAACAATTACCAATGGGAAGTGTTTTATTCCTTTTCACAAATGGGAAATGATTACCTGGTTTTTATCCCTTCCACAGAACAAGAGTTCCAATTTGTGAATGTAGAAATGGACGATCCTGATTCTGATGTTCCTGGTTACATTGTCATGCGGATTGGACAAGACGAGTCAGGGGAAGAAATTTTAGAAGAAATTCTAGATGAAGACGAACTAGAAGAAATTCGTGAATATGTAGAAGATGAAATTGGACTTGTCGGCCAATTTCTCAACCGGGAGGAATGA
- a CDS encoding 7TM diverse intracellular signaling domain-containing protein yields MSFHQIKYYLVSIFLFLPGILFSEPVIQLSPHLSGKAIWQDVLVLEDKDESLTESIITSGASDSRFQKISSPNLGFSKSTFWIRMQVQNPSEELVRWNLVFDFPLLDEIQIYGKNLPKTLVPTLGDSHPFSERNLDYRNPVFPLESAPGSNFVYYLRIRSESTIPLTLGIWTEREFYDQLNKEQIIFGLFYGILFVMVAYNFFIYIFTYEKSYLFYLFFISSIFFFHLINNGFAFQYLWPEAVFWGNYSLPFFICFSCITGILFTDNYLSLKKHLPKISKLMWVWVGILFLFSGITFFLSYRVAMVTAIFLTVPSALIMVFSGATTYLMNVRTARYFLISWSFFLLGVLLYSLKSLGFLPDNHITRWTIQIGTALQTVLLSLGLADRINFLTRSLRENLRELSHAKLKIEESEKRFREIFQGSDEVILMMNENFEVINANRALSKHMGYRLDDLRGKKITDLLYMGREQNSDYNVMYVNDKLTDLKMTGSIINFKTEFGQKYVKEPKEMYCRLQYIDFDETREVLVTMSSQYEDTIIQLIESEKIELSMNNYLRNAELVSQKITSQLAKYLSNIEQTEVRSSVREIVINAVEHGNLNISFEEKSKALIDGNYLEFLQKRQEDPRYREKRVKIEYSFTREYVAYRITDEGRGFDHKKHMEKSIEEMNEAHVQHGRGILMTKSVFDRIEYNDRGNQVSLIKFLNKD; encoded by the coding sequence TTGTCTTTCCACCAAATAAAATATTATTTAGTCAGCATCTTTCTGTTTTTACCAGGAATTTTGTTTTCGGAACCGGTCATCCAGCTTTCTCCTCATCTCTCAGGAAAGGCCATTTGGCAGGACGTTCTCGTTCTGGAAGACAAAGACGAGTCCCTTACGGAATCAATCATCACGAGTGGTGCCAGTGATTCTAGGTTTCAAAAAATTTCCTCACCTAATCTGGGTTTTTCTAAATCAACGTTTTGGATCCGTATGCAGGTCCAAAACCCATCAGAAGAATTGGTTCGTTGGAATTTGGTTTTCGATTTCCCACTTCTGGATGAAATCCAAATTTATGGAAAGAACCTTCCCAAAACTCTTGTTCCTACTTTAGGTGATTCCCATCCTTTTTCCGAACGAAATTTGGATTATCGAAATCCGGTATTTCCTTTAGAGTCGGCACCTGGTTCTAATTTTGTGTATTATTTACGGATTCGATCAGAATCTACTATTCCCTTGACACTTGGCATTTGGACCGAACGTGAGTTTTACGACCAATTGAACAAAGAACAGATCATCTTTGGATTGTTTTACGGGATTTTATTTGTAATGGTTGCGTATAATTTTTTCATTTATATCTTCACGTACGAAAAAAGTTATCTCTTCTATTTATTTTTTATTAGTTCAATTTTCTTTTTCCATTTGATCAATAACGGTTTTGCTTTTCAGTATCTTTGGCCAGAAGCTGTTTTTTGGGGAAATTATTCTCTTCCTTTTTTCATTTGTTTTTCTTGTATCACGGGGATTCTTTTTACAGATAATTATCTGAGTTTAAAAAAACATTTACCCAAAATTTCAAAATTGATGTGGGTATGGGTGGGGATTCTTTTTTTATTTTCGGGAATTACTTTTTTCTTAAGTTACCGTGTTGCAATGGTTACTGCCATTTTTCTGACTGTCCCTTCCGCTCTCATCATGGTTTTTAGTGGAGCCACCACTTATTTAATGAATGTTCGGACGGCTCGGTATTTTTTAATTTCCTGGTCTTTTTTTCTTTTAGGTGTTCTGTTGTATTCTTTAAAGAGCCTTGGTTTTTTACCGGACAATCATATCACTCGTTGGACCATCCAAATAGGAACTGCTTTACAAACGGTTTTGTTATCTTTAGGTTTAGCTGATCGTATTAACTTTCTCACTCGTAGTTTGAGAGAAAATCTTCGTGAACTTTCTCACGCAAAATTAAAAATCGAAGAATCAGAGAAGAGATTCCGAGAAATTTTTCAGGGTTCTGATGAAGTTATATTGATGATGAATGAAAATTTTGAAGTCATCAATGCAAATCGAGCATTGTCAAAACATATGGGTTATCGTTTGGATGATTTACGAGGTAAAAAAATCACAGATTTACTATATATGGGTCGAGAACAAAATTCAGATTATAATGTTATGTATGTAAATGACAAGTTAACTGATTTAAAAATGACCGGTTCAATCATTAATTTTAAAACAGAGTTTGGACAAAAATATGTAAAAGAACCAAAAGAGATGTATTGTAGGTTACAATACATTGACTTCGACGAAACAAGAGAGGTTCTCGTCACGATGTCTTCTCAATACGAAGATACAATTATTCAACTCATTGAATCTGAAAAAATAGAACTGTCTATGAATAATTACCTGCGAAATGCTGAATTAGTTTCTCAAAAAATTACCTCACAACTTGCAAAATATCTTTCTAATATCGAACAAACGGAAGTTAGATCCTCCGTTCGCGAAATTGTGATCAATGCAGTGGAGCACGGAAACTTAAACATTAGTTTTGAAGAAAAATCCAAAGCTTTAATTGATGGGAACTATTTAGAGTTTTTACAAAAAAGGCAAGAAGATCCGCGTTATCGTGAAAAACGAGTCAAAATCGAATATTCTTTTACTAGAGAATATGTTGCTTATCGAATCACCGATGAAGGTCGCGGATTTGATCATAAAAAACATATGGAAAAATCCATCGAAGAAATGAATGAGGCCCATGTGCAACATGGACGTGGAATTCTTATGACAAAATCTGTTTTTGATCGGATCGAATACAATGACCGAGGAAATCAAGTTAGTTTGATTAAATTTTTAAATAAAGACTAA
- a CDS encoding MaoC family dehydratase: MYQKGKSFSEIQIGDSASFTKTISETDVYLFAGISGDFNPLHVDEEYAKTTNFGTRIAHGGLAASLLAPVLGMKLPGLGTVALETTTKFRKPVYFGDTITCLVEVVEKVERLKAIKMKIVWINQKSEVVSKGETLVIPPG; this comes from the coding sequence ATGTATCAAAAGGGTAAAAGTTTTTCAGAAATTCAAATTGGAGATTCCGCGTCCTTTACTAAAACCATTTCTGAAACCGATGTGTATTTATTTGCAGGGATTAGCGGTGATTTTAATCCATTACATGTAGATGAAGAGTATGCAAAAACAACAAACTTTGGAACAAGGATTGCACACGGGGGGCTTGCTGCATCATTACTCGCTCCAGTTCTCGGGATGAAGTTACCTGGCCTCGGGACCGTTGCACTAGAAACCACAACCAAATTTCGAAAACCAGTTTATTTTGGAGATACAATCACTTGTCTCGTGGAAGTTGTAGAAAAGGTAGAACGTTTGAAAGCGATAAAAATGAAAATTGTTTGGATCAATCAAAAATCGGAAGTGGTAAGTAAAGGGGAAACTCTTGTCATTCCTCCCGGTTGA